One genomic region from Quercus robur chromosome 4, dhQueRobu3.1, whole genome shotgun sequence encodes:
- the LOC126722202 gene encoding probable LRR receptor-like serine/threonine-protein kinase At1g56140: protein LKPLKFRICLCQGNLVSQDFDIRKEAGGSYIGIERDFPAQLSENYLDIHFFWAGKGTCCVHVEGTYGPSISAISAINNNPFLLPNATTEFTPSSRSSNGNLIGLIVGISIGVGGILSVFIVFYIIHKRKRLQTNDNEEELLGIDVRPFTFSYAELKTATEDFNPTNKLGEGGFGPVYKGTLNDGRVVAVKQLSAASHQGKNQFVTEIAIMSAVQHRNLVKLYGCCVEADKRHLVYEHLENKSLDQALFGIRTHLCCCSISLYFESQLVKHYDICLGVARGLAYLHEESRLRIVHRDVKASNILLDSDLIPKISDFGLAKLYDDNKSHISTGVAGTIGHLVPEYAMCGHLTEKTDVFAFGIVALEMVSGRRNSDSSLEEEKMYLLEWAWQLHEDNREVDLVDVKLSEFNEEEVKRVIRVSFLCTQSSPTLRPSMSRVVAMLLGDIEVSTVTSKPGYLTDWKSDDPRSLRNDVAARGTVSIYYDYSESSSMVGYIDNSPVSASKSMLGKAIKQGR from the exons CTGAAGCCTTTGAAATTTCGAATATGTTTGTGTCAGGGGAATCTTGTCTCACAAGATTTTGACATACGAAAGGAGGCGGGGGGATCTTACATAGGCATTGAGAGGGATTTTCCGGCTCAATTATCAGAAAACTATCTTGATATCCATTTCTTTTGGGCTGGGAAAGGGACTTGCTGCGTACATGTTGAAGGTACTTATGGACCTTCTATTTCCGCCATAAGTGCCATCAATAACAACCCATTCTTACTCCCAAATGCTACTACAG AATTTACACCCAGTTCTAGGAGTAGCAATGGCAATTTGATTGGTCTGATCGTGGGAATCAGTATTGGTGTTGGAGGCATTCTATCTGTTTTCATAGTTTTCTATATCATCCACAAAAGAAAACGACTTCAAACCAATGACAATGAAGAAG AGCTCTTAGGAATAGACGTCAGACCATTCACATTCAGCTACGCTGAACTAAAAACAGCTACAGAAGATTTTAATCCAACTAACAAGCTTGGAGAAGGAGGATTTGGGCCTGTCTATAAG GGAACACTTAATGATGGAAGAGTAGTTGCTGTGAAGCAACTGTCTGCTGCATCACACCAAGGAAAGAACCAGTTCGTCACTGAGATTGCTATTATGTCTGCTGTGCAACACCGTAACCTTGTGAAATTGTATGGATGTTGTGTTGAGGCAGATAAAAGACACCTTGTTTATGAACATCTAGAGAATAAAAGCCTTGATCAAGCATTATTTGGTATAAGAACACATCTTTGTTGCTGCTCTATCTCACTTTAT TTTGAATCTCAATTGGTCAAACACTATGATATATGCTTGGGTGTAGCAAGAGGTTTAGCTTATCTTCATGAGGAGTCACGACTTCGAATTGTACATAGAGATGTGAAAGCCAGTAATATCCTGCTTGATTCTGATCTCATCCCCAAAATATCAGACTTTGGCTTGGCCAAGCTATATGATGATAACAAGAGTCACATAAGCACTGGCGTTGCAGGGACTAT TGGACATCTTGTACCGGAGTATGCCATGTGTGGACACCTTACAGAGAAGACTGATGTGTTTGCCTTCGGCATAGTGGCTCTAGAGATGGTTAGTGGGAGGCGAAATTCAGACTCAAGcttggaagaagaaaagatgtaTCTTCTTGAATGG GCTTGGCAACTACATGAAGACAACCGTGAAGTCGATCTTGTCGATGTCAAATTATCAGAATTCAATGAGGAAGAAGTAAAACGAGTAATACGAGTATCTTTTTTGTGTACTCAATCATCACCTACATTACGGCCATCAATGTCGCGTGTGGTGGCAATGCTTTTAGGAGACATTGAAGTGAGCACTGTAACTTCAAAGCCTGGATATTTGACTGACTGGAAATCTGATGATCCTAGAAGCTTAAGAAATGATGTTGCAGCTAGAGGAACCGTTAGCATCTATTATGACTATTCAGAAAGTTCAAGCATGGTGGGTTACATAGATAATTCACCAGTGAGTGCTTCTAAATCCATGCTTGGTAAGGCTATCAAACAGGGTAGATGA